From a region of the Actinopolymorpha singaporensis genome:
- a CDS encoding TRM11 family SAM-dependent methyltransferase, giving the protein MPRYALLVLPATNRVYAEASVDLTRAELGVFAEAVLGGRVTDVAEETLGGVPYVTFGVAEPLGARDVAYLSLLSSAYALFELRDLPEPLLSPVTLTPLDQFDDDLLTIQKYVGKTNEFFTKLLLNVTVLASASAGDMLDRRLRILDPLCGRGTTLNQVLMYGWDAAGIEIDGKDVEAYSGFLRTWLKRKRLKHQAELTPIRRDRKVLGRRFHVTLGADKAAYKSGDALDLAVVNADTRRARDFFRSGSFDAIVTDAPYGVQHGSRSGGPGELSRSPLDLLSAALPGWVDLLRPGGALGMSWNTHVARREDAAAVLTAAGLRVCDDPAYLGFRHRVDQAIMRDVLVATKPGD; this is encoded by the coding sequence ATGCCGCGTTACGCCCTGCTCGTGCTGCCCGCCACCAACCGGGTGTACGCCGAGGCCTCGGTCGACCTCACCCGCGCCGAACTCGGTGTCTTCGCCGAAGCCGTGCTGGGCGGGCGGGTCACCGACGTGGCCGAGGAGACGCTGGGCGGCGTCCCGTACGTCACGTTCGGGGTCGCCGAGCCTCTGGGCGCCCGCGATGTCGCGTACCTCTCCCTGCTCTCCTCGGCGTACGCGCTGTTCGAGCTCCGTGACCTTCCCGAGCCGCTGCTGAGCCCGGTGACGCTGACGCCGCTGGACCAGTTCGACGACGACCTGCTGACCATCCAGAAGTACGTCGGCAAGACCAACGAGTTCTTCACCAAGCTGCTGCTCAACGTCACCGTGCTGGCCTCGGCGTCCGCCGGTGACATGCTCGACCGCCGGCTGCGGATCCTGGACCCGCTGTGCGGGCGCGGCACCACGCTCAACCAGGTGCTGATGTACGGCTGGGACGCCGCAGGCATCGAGATCGACGGCAAGGACGTCGAGGCGTACTCCGGTTTCCTGCGCACCTGGCTGAAGCGCAAGCGACTCAAGCACCAGGCGGAGCTGACACCGATCCGCCGTGACCGCAAGGTGCTGGGCCGGAGGTTCCACGTGACGCTGGGCGCGGACAAGGCGGCGTACAAGTCCGGCGACGCGCTCGACCTGGCCGTGGTGAACGCCGACACCCGCCGGGCACGCGACTTCTTCCGGTCCGGCTCGTTCGACGCGATCGTCACCGACGCGCCGTACGGCGTACAGCACGGCAGCCGCTCGGGTGGGCCCGGAGAGCTCTCCCGGTCACCGCTGGACCTGCTGTCGGCGGCGCTGCCCGGCTGGGTCGACCTGCTTCGACCGGGCGGCGCGCTGGGGATGTCGTGGAACACCCACGTGGCCCGGCGCGAGGACGCGGCGGCGGTGCTGACCGCGGCGGGCCTGCGGGTGTGCGACGACCCGGCGTACCTCGGCTTCCGGCACCGGGTCGACCAGGCCATCATGCGGGACGTTCTGGTGGCGACCAAGCCCGGCGACTGA
- a CDS encoding PhoH family protein: MSTPTSTEAVDTSAGHPNANRTYVIDTSVLLADPNALRRFEEHEIVLPVVVVTELEGKRHHPELGYFARTALRLLDELRVRHGRLDEPVPIGTSGGTLRVELNHADPEVLPVGFRLGDNDTRILAVALNLAAEGREVVLVSKDLPLRVKASAVGLVAEEYRAELPVETGWTGMVEVDLVGADLDTLYAEGSVDLEPARDLPTHTGLVLLSERGSGLGRVTPDKRVRLVRGDREAFGLRGRSAEQRVALDLLLDPDIGIVSLGGRAGTGKSALALCAGLEAVMERRQHRKVVVFRPLYAVGGQDLGYLPGSEAEKMAPWSQAVFDTLGAVTNANVVEEVIDRGMLEVLPLTHIRGRSLHDAFVVVDEAQSLERNVLLTVLSRIGSGSRVVLTHDVGQRDNLRVGRHDGVVAVVEKLKGHPLFAHVTLTRSERSPIAALVTEMLEDISL; this comes from the coding sequence CTGTCGACGCCGACCTCGACCGAGGCTGTGGACACATCCGCTGGTCACCCGAACGCCAACCGCACGTACGTCATCGACACCAGCGTCCTGCTCGCCGACCCGAACGCACTGCGGCGCTTCGAGGAGCACGAGATCGTCCTGCCGGTCGTGGTGGTTACCGAACTCGAGGGCAAGCGGCACCACCCCGAGCTCGGCTACTTCGCCCGCACGGCGCTCCGGCTGCTCGACGAACTTCGGGTACGACACGGCCGGCTGGACGAGCCGGTGCCTATCGGTACGTCCGGAGGCACCCTGCGCGTCGAGCTCAACCATGCCGATCCGGAGGTTCTGCCGGTCGGATTCCGGCTGGGGGACAACGACACCCGCATCCTCGCGGTAGCGCTCAACCTGGCCGCGGAAGGGCGCGAGGTCGTACTCGTGTCCAAGGACCTGCCCCTGCGGGTGAAGGCGTCGGCCGTCGGCCTGGTCGCCGAGGAGTACCGCGCGGAGCTACCGGTCGAGACCGGGTGGACCGGCATGGTCGAGGTCGACCTGGTGGGCGCCGACCTGGACACGCTGTACGCGGAGGGGTCGGTCGACCTGGAGCCCGCCCGTGACCTGCCCACCCACACCGGCCTGGTGCTGTTGTCCGAGCGCGGCAGCGGCCTGGGCCGGGTCACCCCCGACAAGCGGGTACGCCTGGTCCGCGGCGACCGGGAGGCGTTCGGACTGCGCGGTCGATCGGCCGAGCAGCGGGTCGCCCTGGATCTGCTGCTGGACCCCGACATCGGGATCGTGAGCCTCGGCGGAAGGGCCGGAACCGGAAAGTCCGCGCTGGCTCTGTGCGCCGGTCTGGAGGCGGTGATGGAACGCCGCCAGCATCGCAAGGTCGTGGTGTTCCGGCCGCTGTACGCCGTGGGTGGGCAGGATCTGGGCTATCTGCCCGGCAGCGAGGCGGAGAAAATGGCGCCTTGGTCACAGGCGGTGTTCGACACACTGGGCGCGGTGACCAATGCGAACGTCGTGGAGGAGGTCATCGACCGGGGGATGCTCGAGGTGCTTCCGCTCACGCACATCCGCGGCCGGTCCCTGCACGACGCCTTCGTCGTGGTCGACGAGGCACAGTCGCTGGAACGCAACGTACTGCTCACGGTATTGTCCCGGATTGGTTCCGGTTCCCGAGTTGTCCTGACTCATGACGTTGGTCAGCGGGACAACCTGCGAGTCGGGCGCCATGACGGAGTAGTGGCAGTGGTCGAGAAGCTCAAGGGGCACCCGTTGTTCGCGCACGTGACGCTGACCCGCTCGGAGCGTTCTCCGATCGCCGCCCTCGTGACGGAGATGCTCGAGGACATCTCGTTGTGA
- a CDS encoding transglycosylase SLT domain-containing protein: MASYAGKHRAPAKHRARGRGAGFTTRLPAPSTGARRADATRKPARSFPAAAREVIDVRETDVRELVDVRAADVRADVREPAEVRQPEAVALPVPAEGAGPARRGFRISPAFAAVTAASLGVTGAVGAGVLVAGSHRTGALNNLAVSDLGGRGTLTAKRAAELKPKSATPRHTTRTVTPKPKATPTVAKKPEKVVPATGEDVIDRTAVERLRAAERASRAAEREALARERAAAQARARLENGSPKEIAARLVAARGWSDAQYQCLVTMWTRESSWNHHAVNASSGAYGIPQALPGSKMAAYGSDWRDNPTTQIKWGLAYIESRYGTPCGAWSWWQAHNWY, encoded by the coding sequence GTGGCGAGCTACGCCGGTAAGCACCGGGCACCCGCGAAGCATCGAGCGCGCGGACGCGGCGCAGGATTCACGACCCGGCTGCCGGCCCCCTCGACCGGGGCGAGGCGGGCCGACGCCACCCGGAAGCCGGCGCGGTCCTTTCCGGCCGCCGCCCGCGAGGTGATCGACGTACGCGAGACCGACGTCCGCGAGCTGGTCGACGTACGCGCCGCCGACGTACGCGCCGACGTACGCGAGCCGGCCGAGGTCAGGCAGCCGGAGGCCGTCGCACTCCCCGTTCCGGCGGAGGGGGCGGGGCCGGCCCGGCGCGGATTCCGGATCAGCCCGGCCTTCGCCGCGGTCACCGCGGCCAGCCTCGGGGTGACCGGTGCCGTCGGCGCGGGCGTCCTGGTCGCCGGCAGCCATCGCACCGGCGCGCTCAACAACCTTGCGGTGTCCGATCTGGGTGGTCGCGGCACGCTGACCGCCAAGCGGGCCGCCGAGCTCAAGCCGAAGTCCGCGACGCCGCGGCACACCACGCGCACCGTGACTCCCAAGCCGAAGGCCACGCCGACCGTGGCGAAGAAGCCGGAGAAGGTCGTCCCCGCCACGGGTGAGGACGTCATCGACCGCACCGCCGTCGAGCGGCTCCGTGCCGCCGAGCGCGCCTCCCGTGCGGCCGAACGCGAGGCCCTTGCGCGCGAGCGGGCCGCTGCCCAGGCGCGGGCGCGGCTGGAGAACGGCTCGCCGAAGGAGATCGCCGCCCGCCTGGTCGCCGCCCGCGGCTGGAGCGACGCGCAGTACCAGTGCCTGGTGACCATGTGGACCCGGGAGAGCAGCTGGAACCACCACGCGGTCAACGCCAGCTCGGGTGCGTACGGCATTCCGCAGGCGCTGCCCGGCAGCAAGATGGCCGCGTACGGCTCGGACTGGCGGGACAACCCCACCACCCAGATCAAGTGGGGGCTGGCCTACATCGAGTCGCGCTACGGCACGCCCTGCGGCGCCTGGTCGTGGTGGCAGGCCCACAACTGGTACTGA
- a CDS encoding MBL fold metallo-hydrolase, with product MRILKYTHSLVRLEKSDRALVIDPGSFSEEEPLDGAEAVLITHEHTDHLDVDKLARHPDLQIWTNAAVASLLTDVDPDRLHVVAAGEHFVAAGFEVGVYGELHEVIHPDLPPVPNIGFFVDDSFFHPGDAFTVPDRPVDTLMVPTSAPWLKSSESIDYIRAVRPRLAVSVHDGLLNDIGLGLVDNLVGGMAEQAGSEYRRLASGGAIDI from the coding sequence ATGCGGATCCTCAAGTACACCCACTCCCTTGTCCGGCTGGAGAAGAGCGACCGGGCGCTCGTGATCGACCCCGGCTCGTTCAGCGAGGAGGAGCCGCTGGACGGGGCGGAGGCCGTTCTGATCACCCACGAGCACACCGACCACCTCGACGTGGACAAGCTGGCCCGGCACCCCGACCTGCAGATCTGGACCAACGCCGCGGTGGCCTCCCTGCTGACCGACGTCGACCCCGACCGGCTGCACGTGGTCGCCGCCGGCGAGCACTTCGTCGCGGCCGGCTTCGAGGTGGGTGTGTACGGCGAACTGCACGAGGTGATCCACCCCGACCTGCCGCCGGTGCCCAACATCGGCTTCTTCGTCGACGACTCCTTCTTCCACCCCGGCGACGCGTTCACCGTGCCCGACCGGCCCGTCGACACCCTGATGGTGCCCACGTCCGCTCCGTGGCTGAAGTCCTCGGAGTCGATCGACTACATCCGCGCGGTGCGGCCGCGGCTCGCGGTGTCGGTGCACGACGGACTGCTGAACGACATCGGGCTGGGCCTGGTGGACAACCTGGTGGGCGGGATGGCCGAGCAGGCCGGGTCGGAGTACCGCCGGCTCGCGTCCGGTGGGGCGATCGACATCTGA
- a CDS encoding HNH endonuclease, with the protein MSDGGECFDGHLSDEPGGRRVLPAGFADLPAGPGLAAAVAGVDVAGCNGFELEESIKARRRLICGLEATCLAAVNALVYAEPGMVDGPAGRSVTPDPMTPEILEPLLGWTGYRAHQYVALAATLPRLPRVREALASGQLELNDVRVIVDRITDAEPDLWAAIEDAIFPKVLELRGGLLRAKVEAEVVKADPDAAAKRHRAARSGRNVAIWPAVDGVADLAIRGLSADQAAEAYGHLDAIARAVKSSGDTRTLSQLRADVAAALLTGTADIKDCSIQRQADQTHADTEQEPDEQAQGETKQGCCAVHRYPDHDLHSAGCDCGDCAPAGTANTTAHYTPCHCSTAHDAEAHDAAARAAAAENATARTMGSNTSGPNSVLPTAAQIPRQNRRPDEPADSPPDETPPPPQPASPTPPSPPWSSSQPSWGPIRTRAKVQLNIPLTTLIGLSAQPGELGGFGPVITEVARRIVANHLDNPEARFSVGVTHPVTGRLLHLHPIPARFLRGLQAELVHARDQRCAWTTCRRPAATCHLDHNTEHQDGGSTSVENIAPLCPRHHKAKTDRDWKLHQTGPGEHTLTDPHGRHYHSRTPSLTDPAVDDPAVSATTGTVDDDLPPF; encoded by the coding sequence GTGAGCGATGGCGGTGAGTGCTTCGACGGCCACCTGAGCGATGAGCCCGGTGGCCGTCGGGTGCTGCCCGCGGGGTTTGCTGACCTGCCGGCGGGTCCTGGGTTGGCTGCCGCGGTGGCGGGGGTCGACGTGGCCGGGTGTAACGGGTTCGAGCTGGAGGAGTCGATCAAGGCACGGCGGCGGCTGATCTGCGGGCTGGAGGCCACCTGCCTGGCCGCGGTGAACGCGCTGGTCTACGCCGAGCCCGGCATGGTTGACGGCCCGGCCGGACGCAGTGTCACCCCGGATCCGATGACACCTGAGATCCTGGAGCCGTTGCTGGGGTGGACCGGCTACCGGGCGCACCAGTACGTGGCCCTGGCCGCCACACTGCCCCGCCTGCCGCGGGTACGTGAGGCGTTGGCCAGCGGGCAGCTGGAGCTCAACGATGTGCGGGTGATCGTGGACCGCATCACCGACGCCGAACCCGACCTGTGGGCCGCCATCGAGGACGCGATCTTCCCCAAAGTCCTGGAACTGCGTGGAGGACTACTACGGGCCAAGGTCGAGGCCGAGGTCGTCAAGGCAGACCCCGACGCCGCCGCCAAACGTCACCGCGCCGCCAGGTCCGGGCGGAACGTGGCGATCTGGCCCGCCGTCGACGGCGTCGCCGACCTCGCCATCCGCGGCCTGTCCGCAGACCAGGCCGCCGAAGCGTACGGCCACCTCGACGCCATCGCCCGCGCAGTCAAATCGTCCGGCGACACCCGCACCCTCAGCCAACTCCGCGCCGACGTCGCCGCCGCCCTACTCACCGGCACCGCCGACATCAAAGACTGCTCCATCCAAAGACAAGCCGACCAGACGCACGCCGACACCGAGCAGGAGCCGGACGAGCAGGCACAGGGTGAGACCAAGCAGGGGTGCTGTGCGGTTCACCGGTACCCCGACCACGACCTGCACAGCGCCGGATGTGACTGCGGCGACTGCGCTCCCGCCGGAACCGCAAACACCACCGCCCACTACACCCCCTGCCACTGCTCCACCGCCCACGACGCTGAAGCCCACGACGCCGCCGCGCGCGCCGCGGCCGCAGAGAATGCAACCGCTCGCACCATGGGGTCCAACACCTCCGGTCCCAACTCCGTTCTCCCCACCGCGGCTCAGATTCCGCGGCAGAACCGCAGACCCGACGAGCCGGCCGACTCACCGCCAGATGAAACGCCACCACCCCCGCAACCCGCATCACCTACACCGCCTTCGCCGCCCTGGTCCTCCTCACAGCCGAGCTGGGGGCCGATACGAACGCGCGCCAAAGTGCAGCTGAACATCCCGCTCACCACCCTGATAGGGCTGTCCGCCCAGCCCGGTGAGCTCGGCGGCTTCGGACCCGTCATCACCGAAGTCGCCCGCCGCATCGTCGCCAACCACCTCGACAACCCCGAAGCCAGATTCAGTGTCGGGGTCACCCACCCGGTCACCGGACGCCTACTCCACCTGCACCCCATACCGGCAAGATTCCTCCGCGGACTACAGGCAGAACTCGTCCACGCCCGCGACCAACGCTGCGCATGGACCACCTGCAGGAGACCCGCCGCCACCTGCCACCTCGACCACAACACCGAACACCAGGACGGCGGATCGACGTCCGTAGAGAACATCGCACCCCTGTGCCCACGCCACCACAAAGCCAAAACCGACCGCGACTGGAAACTCCACCAGACCGGACCCGGCGAACACACCCTCACCGACCCCCACGGCCGGCACTACCACAGCCGAACACCATCCCTCACCGACCCGGCCGTCGATGACCCAGCGGTCAGCGCCACAACGGGAACGGTCGACGATGACCTACCGCCGTTCTGA
- a CDS encoding thioredoxin domain-containing protein, translating into MNRLANATSPYLRQHADNPVDWHTWGEEAFAQARERDVPILLSVGYSACHWCHVMAHESFEDDTTAAYMNEHFVNIKVDREERPDVDAVYMEATQAMTGQGGWPMTCFLTPTGEPFYCGTYFPPTPHHGLPSFAQVLEAVARTWRERREEVVQSAGSIVAQLAGTGFPSGRAPGADRLDTAVEVLRHDFDLRNAGFGGAPKFPPSMALEFLLRAAVRRGEQPGPGPGADADAADTALAMVEQTCDRMARGGMYDQLGGGFARYSVDAVWVVPHFEKMLYDNALLLRVYLHWWRLTGAPLAERVVRETADFLLRELRTPEGGFASALDADSEGVEGKFYAWTPDQLREVLGPDDGAAAARTFAVTERGTFEHGASTLQLPRDPDDAQWFAEVRARLAQAREQRVRPGRDDKVVAAWNGLAIAALAEAGALLEVPEYVRAATEAADLLVRLHTGADGRLVRTSRDGVAGDSPGVLEDYADVAEGYLALLAVTGDPVWLARAGGLLDVVLDRFGTGDGGFFDTADDAERLVRRPQDPTDNAVPSGRSAAAGALLTYAALTGSERHRAAAESALAVADRLADRAPRAAGWGLAVAEALLAGPVEVAVVGTPDDPGRERLHRLALRSPAPGTVVVVGAPDASARDATPQTGHNGDGQVPLLAHRGLVDDRAAAYVCRGFVCDRPLTEPAELARRLGVRGTT; encoded by the coding sequence GTGAACCGTCTCGCGAACGCCACCAGCCCGTACCTCCGCCAGCACGCGGACAATCCGGTCGACTGGCACACCTGGGGAGAGGAGGCGTTCGCGCAGGCACGCGAGCGCGACGTCCCGATCCTGCTGTCCGTCGGCTACTCCGCCTGCCACTGGTGTCACGTGATGGCGCACGAGTCGTTCGAGGACGACACCACCGCCGCGTACATGAACGAGCACTTTGTCAACATCAAGGTCGACCGTGAGGAGCGGCCCGACGTCGACGCCGTCTACATGGAGGCGACGCAGGCGATGACCGGCCAGGGCGGCTGGCCGATGACCTGCTTCCTCACTCCCACGGGCGAGCCGTTCTACTGCGGCACGTACTTCCCGCCGACGCCGCACCACGGCCTGCCGTCGTTCGCGCAGGTGCTCGAGGCGGTGGCGCGCACCTGGCGCGAGCGGCGTGAGGAGGTCGTGCAGTCGGCCGGGTCGATCGTCGCGCAGCTCGCCGGCACGGGTTTCCCGTCCGGCCGGGCGCCGGGCGCGGACCGGCTGGACACGGCGGTCGAGGTGCTGCGGCACGACTTCGACCTGCGGAACGCGGGCTTCGGCGGGGCGCCGAAGTTCCCGCCGTCGATGGCGCTGGAGTTCCTGCTCCGGGCCGCCGTACGCCGCGGGGAGCAGCCGGGGCCGGGGCCTGGCGCCGACGCAGATGCGGCCGACACCGCCCTGGCCATGGTCGAGCAGACCTGCGACCGGATGGCCCGCGGTGGGATGTACGACCAGCTCGGCGGTGGTTTCGCCCGCTACAGCGTGGACGCGGTCTGGGTCGTCCCGCACTTCGAGAAGATGTTGTACGACAACGCGCTGCTGCTGCGCGTCTACCTCCACTGGTGGCGGCTCACGGGGGCGCCGCTGGCCGAGCGGGTGGTCCGCGAGACCGCCGACTTCCTGCTCCGCGAGCTGCGCACCCCCGAGGGTGGCTTCGCGTCCGCGCTGGACGCCGACAGCGAGGGCGTGGAGGGGAAGTTCTACGCCTGGACGCCGGACCAGTTGCGCGAGGTGCTCGGGCCGGACGACGGAGCCGCCGCCGCGCGGACCTTCGCGGTGACCGAGCGGGGGACGTTCGAGCACGGCGCCTCGACCCTGCAACTGCCGCGCGACCCCGACGACGCGCAGTGGTTCGCCGAGGTGCGTGCGCGACTGGCGCAGGCCCGGGAGCAGCGGGTTCGCCCGGGCCGTGACGACAAGGTGGTCGCGGCGTGGAACGGCCTCGCCATCGCCGCGCTGGCCGAGGCGGGCGCACTGCTGGAGGTGCCCGAGTACGTCCGGGCGGCGACCGAGGCGGCCGACCTGCTCGTACGACTGCACACCGGCGCCGACGGGCGACTCGTGCGTACGTCGCGGGACGGCGTGGCCGGGGACAGCCCCGGTGTACTGGAGGACTACGCCGACGTGGCGGAGGGGTACCTCGCGCTGCTGGCGGTGACCGGCGACCCCGTCTGGCTGGCCCGCGCCGGCGGTCTGCTGGACGTCGTACTCGACCGGTTCGGCACCGGTGACGGCGGATTCTTCGACACCGCGGACGACGCCGAACGCCTCGTCCGCCGTCCGCAGGACCCGACCGACAACGCCGTTCCGTCCGGACGGTCGGCGGCGGCCGGCGCGCTGCTCACCTACGCCGCGCTCACCGGGTCCGAACGGCACCGGGCGGCCGCGGAGAGCGCGCTCGCGGTGGCGGACCGGCTCGCCGACCGCGCGCCGAGGGCAGCCGGATGGGGGCTCGCGGTCGCCGAGGCACTGCTCGCCGGTCCGGTAGAGGTGGCGGTCGTCGGTACGCCGGACGATCCGGGCCGCGAGCGGTTGCACCGGCTGGCGCTGCGCTCGCCGGCGCCGGGCACCGTCGTGGTCGTCGGCGCGCCGGATGCGTCAGCGCGCGACGCAACGCCGCAAACCGGCCACAATGGCGACGGTCAGGTCCCGCTGCTGGCGCATCGGGGACTCGTCGACGACCGGGCCGCGGCGTACGTCTGCCGGGGGTTCGTCTGCGACCGCCCGCTCACCGAGCCGGCCGAACTCGCTCGTCGGCTCGGCGTGCGCGGCACCACCTGA
- a CDS encoding DUF5808 domain-containing protein: protein MAKRKNKKRGRRLDSLVWATTGALVAASLTRELRRPSAERTWQGRILGVPYDYRMPSVEKVRSAWWAPEDRRLFMPKVFGVGWDVNFGRVVTLGRQKLAERKERQSVGSASS, encoded by the coding sequence ATGGCGAAGCGGAAGAACAAGAAGCGGGGCCGTCGACTGGACTCGCTGGTCTGGGCGACGACCGGGGCGCTGGTTGCGGCGTCGCTGACCCGGGAGCTGCGCCGGCCGTCGGCGGAGCGCACCTGGCAGGGCCGGATCCTGGGCGTCCCGTACGACTACCGCATGCCGAGCGTGGAGAAGGTGCGGTCCGCCTGGTGGGCTCCGGAGGACCGGCGGCTGTTCATGCCGAAGGTGTTCGGTGTGGGGTGGGACGTCAACTTCGGACGAGTCGTCACGCTCGGGCGGCAGAAACTCGCCGAGCGCAAGGAGCGCCAGTCGGTGGGCAGCGCATCCAGCTGA
- a CDS encoding isoprenyl transferase produces MALPGLLYRIYQRRLTASIPSERVPRHVAVMIDGNRRWARAAGADDVRFGYDAGAAKVPHFLGWCEEVGVRVVTIYMLSADNLRRPPADVDPLLEVIGGLVGELAATGRWRIHPVGARDLLPERIAQVLKDAEETTAAVDGLLVNVAVGYGGRREVADAVRALLHEHADKGTTIEDLAEVLDVEHIAAHLYTKGQPDPDLVIRTSGELRMSDFLLWQSAYSEFFFCEALWPDFRKVDFLRAIRAYAARNRRYGL; encoded by the coding sequence ATGGCCCTGCCCGGCCTGCTGTACCGCATCTACCAGCGCCGCCTGACGGCATCGATCCCGTCCGAGCGGGTGCCACGTCACGTCGCGGTGATGATCGACGGCAACCGCCGGTGGGCGCGCGCGGCGGGTGCCGACGACGTGCGCTTCGGCTACGACGCCGGTGCCGCCAAGGTGCCGCACTTCCTCGGCTGGTGCGAGGAGGTCGGTGTACGCGTAGTCACCATCTACATGCTCTCCGCCGACAACCTCCGCCGCCCGCCGGCGGACGTCGACCCGCTGCTGGAGGTCATCGGGGGTCTCGTCGGCGAGCTCGCCGCGACCGGGCGCTGGCGGATCCACCCGGTCGGCGCGCGCGACCTGCTGCCCGAGCGGATCGCCCAGGTGCTCAAGGATGCCGAGGAGACCACCGCCGCCGTGGACGGCCTGCTGGTCAACGTCGCGGTGGGGTACGGCGGCCGTCGTGAGGTCGCCGACGCGGTGCGGGCGCTGCTGCACGAGCACGCCGACAAGGGCACGACGATCGAGGACCTCGCGGAGGTGCTCGACGTCGAACACATCGCCGCGCATCTCTACACCAAGGGCCAGCCCGACCCCGACCTGGTGATCCGCACGTCGGGGGAGCTGCGAATGTCGGACTTCCTGTTGTGGCAGAGCGCCTACAGCGAGTTCTTCTTCTGCGAGGCGCTCTGGCCGGATTTCCGGAAGGTCGATTTTCTCCGGGCGATCCGGGCGTACGCAGCTCGAAACCGCCGCTACGGCCTTTGA